A genomic window from Arthrobacter sp. FW305-BF8 includes:
- a CDS encoding Pls/PosA family non-ribosomal peptide synthetase, with protein MHAAQVHAAQLPRAAAAPPERTLVDILAETAARYPDASALDDGRRSLSYAQLLAGVKAEGRRLHQAGLGAGDKIGVRIPSGTNELYIAILAVLLVGAAYVPVDADDPDERAKLVFGEARVAGILRANGEIVTDHKRPRPFPAPRPAAPDDDAWVIFTSGSTGTPKGVAVQHRSSAAFVDAEARIFLQDDPVGPQDRVLAGLSVAFDASCEEMWLAWRHGACLVPAPRALVRTGMDLGPWLINHGITVVSTVPTLAALWPAEALENVRLLIFGGEACPPELAERLAVDGREVWNTYGPTEATVVACAAPLGGTGPVRIGLPLDGWDLAVVDSDGVPVAEGEVGELIIGGVGLASYLDPQKDAEKYAPMPTLGWRRAYRSGDLVRFERAGLIFMGRADEQVKLGGRRIELGEIDAALQSLPGVAGAAAAVRTTAAGNQVLVGYLAPAGGTGSAPDLAALRELLSATLPAPLIPMLTVVDTLPTKTSGKVDRHALPWPLPGAGAADADAAPLNLPEDAQWVVDQWQAVLGTSVAGLDADFFAHGGGSLAAAQLVSALRVRYPTITVADIYATPRIGALIETARQSMPDGVSAGPAPDRPVRPTALKSQVFQTLMGIPLHILAGMRWLTYLMAANNILFAVAGFTAAPTVSWWWVAASWLLFVSPAGRMALSVAAARLLLRNVQPGTYPRAGKVHLRLWLAEQIQDLAGAVSLASAPWVPYYARALGAKIGRDVHLHSLPPVTGLLTLGRGCNIEPEVDLSGWWIDGDIVRIGHIHVGADATVGARSTLMPGASIGAGGQVEPGSAVLGKVKAGQVVAGSPAGRRGKAKQDWPAAQPVSSLLGRLWFTAFAAASAVLALIPYASAGAAALVVYLFIRGSESLLAAWPQVLASLPLAALTWFLTNMLLILVTTRGLGVGLKEGYYRVRSRVGWQVWATERVLDMARDLLFPIYASLFTPVWLRLLGAKVGKNVEASTVLLLPRMTTVGEGAFLADDTMVASYELGGGWMRIAPAKIGKRSFLGNSGMTAAGRSVPKNSLVAVLSATPGKAKSGTSWLGSPPVRLRRTAVASDSTRTFQPPARLKVARTLWELCRFVPVALTVGLALAVMLVFDWLATALGYGAAAALGGVVLLFAGGVAAGCSVAAKWLLVGRIKTGEHPLWSSFIWRNEVVDTFIEMVSAPWFARSASGTPALVWWLRALGAKIGRGTWCESYWLPEADLVTLGASSTVNRGCVVQTHLFHDRIMSIDTVSLEDGATMGPHGVILPQARIGKGGTVGPASLVMRGETVPAGTYWMGNPVSPWAGPAVPAPRLK; from the coding sequence GTGCACGCGGCGCAGGTCCATGCAGCGCAGCTGCCCCGCGCTGCCGCCGCCCCGCCGGAGCGGACCCTGGTGGACATCCTGGCCGAGACGGCCGCCCGGTATCCCGACGCTTCCGCGCTGGACGACGGCCGCCGCTCCCTGAGCTACGCCCAGCTCCTGGCCGGGGTCAAGGCCGAGGGCCGGCGGCTGCACCAGGCCGGTCTGGGAGCGGGAGACAAAATCGGAGTGCGGATCCCTTCCGGTACCAACGAGCTCTACATCGCAATCCTCGCCGTGCTGCTGGTCGGCGCCGCCTACGTCCCCGTGGACGCGGACGATCCGGATGAACGGGCGAAGCTGGTGTTCGGTGAGGCCCGGGTGGCCGGCATTTTGCGGGCCAACGGCGAGATCGTCACGGACCACAAGCGGCCGCGCCCCTTCCCGGCTCCGCGCCCGGCCGCGCCCGACGACGACGCCTGGGTCATCTTCACGTCCGGTTCCACGGGGACGCCCAAGGGCGTCGCTGTACAGCACCGCTCGTCGGCCGCGTTCGTCGACGCGGAGGCCCGCATTTTTCTGCAGGACGATCCGGTAGGGCCGCAGGACCGTGTGCTCGCGGGACTGTCGGTGGCCTTCGACGCCTCCTGTGAGGAGATGTGGCTGGCCTGGCGGCATGGCGCCTGCCTGGTCCCTGCCCCGCGGGCTCTGGTCCGGACCGGCATGGACCTCGGACCGTGGCTGATCAACCACGGCATCACGGTGGTCTCCACCGTTCCCACTCTCGCGGCGCTGTGGCCTGCAGAGGCCCTAGAGAACGTCCGGCTGCTGATTTTCGGCGGCGAGGCCTGCCCGCCGGAGCTGGCCGAGCGCCTGGCGGTGGACGGCCGTGAGGTGTGGAACACCTACGGACCCACCGAGGCGACGGTGGTGGCCTGCGCCGCTCCGCTGGGCGGTACCGGTCCGGTCAGGATCGGGCTCCCCCTGGACGGCTGGGACCTGGCGGTGGTGGACTCCGACGGCGTCCCGGTGGCCGAAGGTGAGGTCGGCGAGCTCATCATCGGCGGCGTGGGGCTGGCCAGCTACCTGGATCCGCAGAAGGATGCGGAGAAATACGCCCCCATGCCCACGCTGGGATGGCGACGCGCCTACCGCTCCGGCGACCTGGTCCGCTTCGAGCGCGCCGGCCTGATCTTCATGGGACGCGCCGACGAGCAGGTCAAGCTTGGCGGCCGCCGGATTGAACTCGGTGAGATCGACGCTGCCCTGCAGTCCCTGCCGGGGGTTGCGGGCGCCGCCGCGGCGGTACGCACGACGGCGGCCGGCAACCAGGTCCTCGTGGGTTACCTTGCCCCCGCTGGCGGCACGGGCTCCGCCCCGGACCTGGCCGCGCTCCGTGAACTGCTCTCCGCCACGCTGCCTGCCCCGCTCATCCCCATGCTGACCGTCGTCGACACACTGCCCACCAAGACCAGCGGGAAGGTGGACCGGCATGCGCTGCCGTGGCCCCTTCCGGGTGCCGGCGCCGCGGATGCGGATGCCGCACCCCTGAACCTGCCGGAGGATGCCCAGTGGGTCGTTGACCAGTGGCAGGCCGTCCTGGGCACCAGCGTGGCCGGCCTCGACGCTGACTTCTTCGCCCACGGCGGAGGTTCGCTGGCCGCGGCGCAGCTCGTCTCCGCGCTCCGGGTCCGCTACCCCACCATCACCGTGGCGGACATCTACGCCACCCCGCGCATCGGCGCGCTGATCGAGACGGCCCGCCAGTCCATGCCCGACGGCGTCTCCGCCGGCCCTGCCCCCGACCGGCCGGTCCGCCCCACGGCCCTGAAGTCACAGGTCTTCCAAACCCTGATGGGCATCCCGCTGCACATTCTGGCGGGCATGCGCTGGCTGACCTATCTGATGGCTGCCAACAACATCCTGTTCGCGGTTGCCGGGTTCACGGCCGCGCCCACCGTGTCATGGTGGTGGGTGGCCGCCTCCTGGCTGCTCTTCGTCAGCCCGGCGGGACGGATGGCCCTCTCTGTTGCCGCCGCCCGCCTCCTGCTTCGCAACGTGCAGCCCGGGACCTACCCGCGGGCCGGCAAAGTCCACCTGCGCCTCTGGCTGGCCGAACAGATCCAGGACCTGGCCGGCGCCGTGAGCCTTGCCAGTGCGCCCTGGGTGCCGTACTACGCCCGGGCCCTCGGCGCCAAGATCGGGAGAGACGTCCATCTGCATTCCCTGCCCCCGGTGACCGGTTTGCTCACCTTGGGCCGCGGCTGCAACATAGAGCCTGAGGTGGACCTGTCCGGATGGTGGATCGACGGCGACATCGTCCGCATCGGCCATATCCACGTGGGCGCGGACGCCACCGTGGGAGCCCGCAGCACCCTGATGCCCGGGGCCAGCATCGGCGCCGGCGGCCAGGTGGAACCGGGTTCCGCGGTGCTGGGCAAGGTCAAGGCCGGCCAGGTGGTGGCAGGCTCCCCGGCAGGACGGCGCGGCAAGGCGAAGCAGGACTGGCCCGCGGCGCAGCCGGTCAGTTCCCTCCTGGGGCGCCTCTGGTTCACGGCCTTCGCCGCCGCGTCCGCCGTCCTCGCACTGATCCCCTACGCTTCAGCCGGAGCCGCGGCCCTGGTGGTCTACCTGTTCATTCGGGGCAGCGAGTCCCTGCTTGCTGCCTGGCCGCAGGTGCTCGCGTCGCTACCGCTCGCCGCTTTGACCTGGTTCCTCACCAACATGCTGCTCATCCTGGTCACCACCAGGGGCCTGGGCGTGGGCCTGAAGGAGGGCTACTACCGCGTGCGCAGCCGTGTCGGCTGGCAGGTGTGGGCCACGGAGCGGGTGCTGGACATGGCTCGGGACCTGCTGTTCCCGATTTACGCCAGCCTGTTTACGCCGGTCTGGCTGAGGCTGCTGGGGGCGAAGGTCGGAAAGAATGTTGAGGCCTCCACTGTCCTGCTGCTGCCGCGCATGACCACGGTGGGCGAGGGTGCCTTCCTCGCCGACGACACGATGGTGGCCTCCTATGAGCTCGGCGGAGGATGGATGCGGATTGCGCCCGCGAAAATCGGAAAGCGCTCCTTCCTTGGCAACTCCGGCATGACCGCGGCCGGGCGCAGCGTGCCCAAGAACTCCCTCGTCGCAGTTCTCTCGGCGACTCCGGGCAAGGCCAAGTCAGGCACCTCCTGGCTGGGCAGCCCGCCCGTCAGGCTGCGCCGCACCGCGGTGGCGTCCGACAGCACCCGCACCTTCCAGCCGCCGGCCCGGCTCAAGGTGGCCAGGACGCTCTGGGAACTGTGCCGGTTCGTGCCGGTGGCCCTGACAGTGGGTCTGGCCCTCGCCGTGATGCTCGTTTTCGACTGGCTCGCCACCGCCCTGGGCTACGGTGCGGCAGCGGCACTGGGAGGCGTGGTCCTGCTGTTCGCGGGCGGGGTGGCGGCAGGCTGCTCCGTGGCGGCCAAGTGGCTGCTCGTGGGCAGGATCAAGACCGGCGAGCACCCGTTGTGGAGCTCCTTCATCTGGCGCAACGAGGTGGTGGACACCTTCATCGAGATGGTGAGCGCCCCGTGGTTTGCCCGGTCGGCCAGCGGCACCCCGGCCCTCGTCTGGTGGCTGCGCGCCCTCGGCGCCAAGATCGGCCGCGGCACGTGGTGTGAAAGTTATTGGCTTCCTGAAGCGGACCTGGTGACGCTCGGTGCCAGCTCCACGGTCAACCGTGGTTGCGTCGTCCAGACCCACCTCTTCCACGACCGCATCATGAGCATCGACACTGTTAGTCTCGAAGACGGGGCGACGATGGGCCCGCACGGCGTGATTCTGCCGCAGGCGAGGATTGGCAAGGGCGGGACCGTTGGTCCGGCGTCCCTGGTGATGCGGGGCGAGACTGTTCCGGCCGGGACCTACTGGATGGGCAACCCGGTCAGCCCCTGGGCCGGGCCCGCCGTTCCCGCTCCGCGCCTCAAATAA
- a CDS encoding quinone oxidoreductase family protein — MTHAIVARQPGGPEVLDFTEVERPVPGPGQLLVKVAATGVNFIETYQRSGTYKVNYPFTPGSEAAGVVEEVGEGVEDYTVGSRVATAEGTACYAGYTVLDAVKALPVPDGVDDHTAAALPLQGMTAHYLINSSFRVEPGHNVLVHAGAGGVGLLLIQLLKARGARVITTVSTDEKESLARGAGADEVLRYDGFADTVRDLTHGAGVNVVYDGVGRDTFDGSMASLRTRGSLVLFGAASGPVPPVDPQRLNAGGSLTLTRPSLAHFLGNPQERLWRSTEIFGAAADGSLNVRIGATYPLAEAGRAHEDLEGRRTTGKVLLVP, encoded by the coding sequence ATGACGCACGCCATCGTCGCCCGGCAGCCGGGTGGACCTGAGGTCCTGGACTTCACGGAGGTCGAACGCCCCGTCCCCGGTCCCGGCCAGCTGCTGGTGAAGGTAGCGGCAACGGGCGTCAACTTCATCGAGACCTACCAGCGCAGCGGCACGTACAAGGTGAATTACCCCTTTACCCCGGGATCCGAAGCGGCCGGCGTCGTCGAGGAAGTGGGCGAGGGCGTTGAGGACTACACCGTGGGAAGCCGGGTGGCCACAGCCGAGGGCACCGCGTGCTACGCCGGGTACACCGTGCTGGACGCTGTGAAGGCGCTGCCGGTGCCGGACGGTGTGGACGACCACACCGCCGCGGCGCTCCCCCTTCAAGGCATGACGGCGCATTACCTGATCAACTCCTCGTTCCGCGTTGAGCCCGGACACAACGTGCTGGTCCATGCCGGCGCCGGCGGGGTGGGCCTGCTGCTCATCCAGCTGCTGAAGGCCCGCGGTGCCCGCGTCATCACCACCGTCTCCACTGATGAGAAGGAATCCCTGGCCCGCGGTGCCGGCGCAGACGAGGTGCTGCGCTACGACGGCTTCGCCGACACCGTCCGGGACCTGACCCACGGTGCAGGCGTGAACGTGGTGTACGACGGCGTCGGACGGGACACGTTCGACGGCTCCATGGCCAGCCTGCGCACCCGCGGTTCACTGGTGCTCTTCGGTGCGGCATCCGGGCCAGTCCCGCCGGTGGATCCGCAGCGGCTTAATGCCGGCGGCTCGCTGACCCTGACGCGCCCGTCACTGGCGCACTTCCTCGGCAACCCGCAGGAACGGCTGTGGCGCTCCACCGAAATCTTCGGCGCAGCCGCCGACGGCAGCCTCAATGTCCGCATCGGCGCCACCTACCCGCTGGCCGAGGCCGGCCGGGCGCACGAAGACCTGGAGGGCCGGCGCACCACCGGCAAGGTTCTGCTGGTCCCGTAA
- a CDS encoding fatty acid desaturase family protein, giving the protein MAPTITPGRPQPRILQAPTLHKANPVTQSYSDLLKSVRAAGLLQRQQGFYITVFSVLAVLMAAAWFGFALIGQSWFQLLIAAALGIICTQLSFLAHEAGHRQIFASRRANEWSARLLATSVAGISYSWWEQKHGAHHNHPNVIAKDPDIAPGAIVFHAEAAAERQGWLAFLTRKQGWLFFPLLFLVGLGLQIDSVRFIFRRAKVTHRWVELPILLARLSILPVLAFTFLPLGMAAAFIGVQLAVFGFYMGASFAPNHKGMPVLPADSRVDFLSRQVLTSRNISGGRYMDILLGGLNRQVEHHLFPDMARPQLHKATAIVRQHCETQGIPLTETTLAASFGIVVRYLNEVGLAAGRRFECPMAAVSRRY; this is encoded by the coding sequence ATGGCCCCCACTATCACTCCCGGGCGCCCCCAGCCCCGTATTCTCCAGGCGCCCACGCTACACAAGGCTAACCCTGTAACGCAGAGTTACTCCGACCTGCTCAAGTCCGTGCGGGCGGCCGGACTCCTGCAGCGGCAACAGGGCTTCTACATCACCGTCTTCTCCGTGCTGGCAGTCCTCATGGCAGCGGCTTGGTTCGGTTTCGCGCTGATCGGCCAGAGCTGGTTCCAGCTCCTTATCGCCGCAGCGCTCGGCATCATCTGCACGCAGTTGAGCTTCCTGGCCCACGAGGCGGGTCACCGCCAGATATTCGCCTCCCGGCGTGCCAATGAATGGTCCGCGCGGCTCCTGGCCACATCCGTTGCCGGCATCAGCTACTCGTGGTGGGAACAGAAACACGGGGCCCACCACAACCACCCGAACGTCATAGCCAAGGACCCTGACATCGCGCCCGGCGCCATCGTTTTCCACGCTGAAGCCGCGGCCGAACGGCAGGGCTGGCTGGCCTTCCTGACGCGCAAGCAAGGCTGGCTGTTCTTCCCCCTGCTGTTCCTTGTGGGCCTCGGCCTGCAGATAGATTCGGTGCGCTTCATCTTCCGGCGCGCCAAGGTCACCCACCGCTGGGTGGAACTGCCGATACTGCTGGCGCGTCTCAGCATCCTTCCTGTGCTGGCGTTTACATTTCTGCCGCTGGGCATGGCAGCCGCCTTCATCGGCGTGCAGCTCGCTGTTTTCGGCTTCTACATGGGTGCATCTTTTGCACCCAACCACAAGGGCATGCCGGTCCTTCCGGCGGACAGCCGTGTTGACTTCCTCAGCCGCCAGGTGCTGACATCGCGCAACATTTCCGGCGGCCGGTACATGGATATCCTGCTCGGCGGCCTGAACCGCCAGGTGGAGCATCATCTCTTCCCCGACATGGCCCGGCCCCAGCTGCATAAGGCAACAGCGATTGTGCGCCAGCACTGCGAAACGCAGGGAATTCCCCTTACTGAAACCACGCTGGCCGCGTCATTCGGGATCGTAGTCCGGTACCTCAATGAGGTGGGGCTCGCGGCGGGACGCCGCTTCGAATGCCCCATGGCTGCGGTCTCCCGGCGCTACTGA
- the argC gene encoding N-acetyl-gamma-glutamyl-phosphate reductase, whose product MTISVAVSGASGYAGGEVLRLLAGHPDVTIGAITAHSNAGSRLGELQPHLHGLASRILEDTSVENLSGHDVVFLALPHGASAEIAAKLPEGTVVIDAGADHRLESANAWEKFYGSDHAGTWPYGLPELPGQREKLKGANRIAVPGCYPTSALLALTPGFAGGLLEGSDVVIVAASGTSGAGKAAKVNLIGAEVMGSMSPYGVGGGHRHTPEIEQGLSNASGEPVTVSFTPTLAPMSRGILTTATARVKPGVGAEELRRAWAEAYDDEPFVHLLPEGQWPTTKSVQGSNHAAMQLAFDPHVGRVIVTCAIDNLTKGTAGGAVQSMNIALGLPETAGLNLQGVAP is encoded by the coding sequence ATGACTATTTCTGTTGCCGTTTCCGGGGCCAGCGGCTACGCCGGCGGCGAAGTCCTCCGCCTCCTGGCCGGCCATCCGGACGTCACCATCGGCGCCATCACGGCCCACAGCAACGCCGGTTCCAGACTAGGCGAACTGCAGCCGCATCTCCATGGCCTGGCCAGCAGGATTCTCGAGGACACCAGCGTGGAGAACCTGTCCGGGCACGACGTCGTGTTCCTGGCCCTCCCGCACGGGGCGTCCGCCGAGATCGCGGCCAAGCTCCCCGAAGGAACGGTGGTGATCGACGCCGGCGCGGACCACCGCCTGGAGTCCGCCAACGCGTGGGAAAAGTTTTACGGCTCGGACCACGCCGGAACGTGGCCCTACGGTCTGCCTGAACTGCCGGGCCAGCGCGAGAAACTCAAGGGCGCCAACCGGATCGCCGTTCCGGGCTGCTATCCGACGTCGGCGCTGCTCGCCCTCACCCCCGGCTTCGCCGGCGGCCTGCTCGAGGGGAGCGACGTCGTCATCGTCGCCGCCTCCGGCACCTCCGGCGCCGGCAAGGCTGCAAAGGTGAACCTGATCGGCGCCGAGGTCATGGGCTCCATGAGTCCCTACGGCGTGGGCGGCGGCCACCGGCACACGCCGGAAATCGAGCAGGGCCTGTCCAACGCCTCCGGCGAGCCGGTGACGGTTTCCTTCACGCCCACCCTGGCCCCCATGAGCCGGGGCATCCTCACCACCGCCACAGCACGGGTCAAGCCCGGCGTCGGCGCCGAGGAACTGCGACGTGCCTGGGCGGAGGCGTACGACGACGAACCGTTCGTCCACCTGCTGCCCGAGGGCCAGTGGCCCACCACCAAGTCCGTGCAGGGCTCCAACCACGCTGCCATGCAGCTGGCTTTCGACCCGCACGTCGGGCGCGTCATTGTCACGTGCGCCATCGACAACCTGACCAAAGGCACCGCCGGTGGAGCGGTGCAGTCCATGAACATTGCCCTTGGCCTGCCGGAGACCGCCGGCCTCAACCTGCAGGGAGTTGCCCCGTGA
- the argJ gene encoding bifunctional glutamate N-acetyltransferase/amino-acid acetyltransferase ArgJ has translation MTVTAPKGFRAAGVTAGLKASGNPDLALVVNDGPSKAAAAVFTSNRVAAAPVHWSRQVVSDGRVDAVILNSGGANACTGPQGFQNTHTTAEKTAEALGLSATDVLVCSTGLIGEQLPMDKIVPGIDAAAAALSTDGGADAATAIMTTDSVSKQAVFTGADADGNEFTIGGIAKGAGMLAPGLATMLVVLTTDADVQPEMLDLVLRDATRVTFDRADSDGCMSTNDTVVLLASGASKAVPSAEAFGQGLTQVCAELARKLIGDAEGASHDIAIRTFNAATERDAETVSRAVARSNLFKAAIFGKDPNWGRVLSAVGTTDAAFEADQLNVSMNGIQICQNGGIGQDRKLVDLEPREVLVEIDLQAGGAEATIWTNDLTHDYVHENSAYSS, from the coding sequence GTGACCGTTACCGCCCCCAAGGGATTCCGTGCCGCCGGCGTCACTGCCGGACTCAAGGCCTCGGGAAACCCTGACCTCGCCCTCGTGGTCAACGACGGACCGTCCAAGGCCGCAGCCGCCGTGTTCACCTCCAATCGGGTGGCCGCGGCCCCCGTCCACTGGTCCCGCCAGGTGGTCTCGGACGGCCGTGTCGACGCCGTGATCCTGAACTCCGGCGGCGCCAACGCCTGCACCGGCCCGCAGGGGTTCCAGAACACGCACACGACGGCGGAGAAAACCGCCGAAGCCCTGGGCCTGTCGGCCACCGACGTCCTTGTCTGTTCCACCGGCCTGATCGGCGAGCAGCTGCCCATGGACAAGATCGTCCCGGGCATCGACGCCGCGGCGGCCGCCCTCAGCACCGACGGCGGCGCGGACGCCGCCACGGCCATCATGACCACCGATTCGGTGTCCAAGCAGGCGGTGTTTACCGGGGCGGATGCCGACGGAAATGAGTTCACCATCGGCGGGATCGCCAAGGGTGCCGGCATGTTGGCACCCGGGCTCGCCACCATGCTGGTGGTGCTCACCACCGATGCCGACGTCCAGCCGGAAATGCTCGACCTCGTCCTCCGGGATGCCACGCGCGTCACCTTCGACCGGGCAGACTCCGATGGCTGCATGTCCACCAACGACACGGTGGTGCTGCTGGCCTCCGGCGCGTCCAAGGCCGTCCCGTCGGCCGAGGCATTCGGCCAGGGCCTTACCCAGGTGTGCGCCGAGCTGGCCCGCAAGCTGATCGGTGACGCTGAGGGCGCCAGCCATGACATCGCGATCAGGACGTTCAACGCCGCCACCGAACGCGACGCCGAAACCGTCAGCCGCGCCGTTGCCCGCTCCAACCTCTTCAAGGCGGCCATCTTCGGCAAGGACCCCAACTGGGGCCGCGTGCTCTCCGCCGTGGGAACCACCGACGCCGCGTTCGAAGCGGACCAGCTCAACGTGTCCATGAACGGCATCCAGATCTGCCAGAACGGCGGCATCGGCCAGGACCGCAAGCTCGTGGACCTGGAGCCGCGTGAGGTGCTCGTGGAGATTGACCTGCAGGCCGGTGGCGCGGAAGCCACCATCTGGACCAACGACCTCACGCACGACTACGTCCACGAGAACAGTGCCTACTCAAGCTAG
- the argB gene encoding acetylglutamate kinase, with translation MNTQTRESTSMSDAQDKAGTLIEALPWIQRFAGTTMVIKYGGNAMVNDELRRAFAEDVVFLHHVGIHPVVVHGGGPQINSMLGRLGIESEFKGGLRVTTPEAMDVVRMVLTGQVGRELVGLINSHGPYAVGMSGEDGGLLRAVRTGTVVDGEQVDLGLVGEVVGVDPAGIVDILDAGRIPVISTVAPEITDAGEGVAGTARFQPTGQVLNVNADTAAAAVASALGASKLVILTDVEGLYASWPDKSSLISSLTASELRDMLPSLESGMIPKMAACLKAIDEGVERAHIVDGRLPHSMLLETFTTAGIGTQVVPDEEVNP, from the coding sequence ATGAACACCCAGACCCGCGAGTCAACGTCCATGAGTGACGCCCAAGACAAGGCCGGCACGCTCATCGAAGCCCTGCCGTGGATCCAGCGCTTCGCCGGAACCACCATGGTGATCAAATACGGCGGTAACGCCATGGTCAACGACGAGCTGCGCCGTGCCTTCGCCGAGGACGTCGTGTTCCTCCACCACGTGGGCATCCACCCCGTGGTGGTGCACGGCGGCGGCCCGCAGATCAACTCAATGCTGGGCAGGCTCGGCATCGAGTCGGAGTTCAAGGGCGGCCTGCGCGTGACCACGCCCGAGGCCATGGACGTGGTGCGCATGGTCCTGACCGGCCAGGTGGGGCGCGAACTGGTGGGCCTGATCAACTCGCACGGGCCCTACGCCGTCGGCATGTCCGGTGAAGACGGCGGCCTGCTGCGCGCCGTCCGCACCGGAACCGTCGTTGACGGCGAGCAGGTGGACCTCGGGCTCGTGGGCGAGGTGGTGGGAGTGGACCCCGCCGGCATCGTGGACATTCTCGACGCCGGCCGGATCCCGGTGATCTCCACGGTCGCCCCGGAGATCACCGACGCCGGCGAGGGCGTGGCGGGTACGGCCCGGTTCCAGCCCACCGGCCAGGTCCTGAACGTCAACGCGGACACCGCGGCGGCGGCCGTTGCCTCCGCGCTGGGCGCCTCCAAGCTGGTCATCCTGACCGACGTCGAAGGCCTCTACGCCAGCTGGCCGGACAAGTCCTCGCTGATTTCATCCCTGACGGCCTCCGAGTTACGGGACATGCTGCCCAGCCTCGAATCAGGCATGATCCCCAAGATGGCCGCCTGCCTCAAGGCGATTGACGAGGGAGTTGAGCGGGCGCATATCGTGGACGGCCGGCTGCCCCATTCAATGCTTCTTGAAACATTTACGACCGCCGGAATAGGCACTCAAGTTGTCCCAGATGAGGAAGTGAATCCATGA